One segment of Salvia splendens isolate huo1 chromosome 20, SspV2, whole genome shotgun sequence DNA contains the following:
- the LOC121781300 gene encoding uncharacterized protein LOC121781300 yields the protein MLHNAGHLIKSHRRGRKGVDWAKVHKFFIDEWDLRHDRFQATFDHATATMDGRINHRIIVPYLVQPATQSTVGMNESASSMKKLVETLQGIWHLTSEHDTDPRLRQIREMAAEALRTTDHTDVMEYPTSQWRNVVMPPRPPTSLRHGLPGVRTGGHEITRQHRLSQQQQPQPEYPVP from the exons ATGCTGCATAATGCCGGACATCTGATTAAAAGTCACCGCCGTGGGAGGAAGGGCGTCGATTGGGCTAAGGTACATAaattcttcattgatgaatGGGATTTGAGACACGACAGGTTCCAAGCAACTTTTGACCATGCCACGGCGACCATGGATGGTCGCATTAATCATAGGATCATAGTGCCGTACCTAGTTCAACCTGCGACACAGTCAACTGTTGGGATGAACGAGTCAGCCTCTTCAATGAAGAAATTG GTTGAGACCCTTCAGGGGATATGGCATTTGACCTCTGAACATGACACAGACCCTCGGTTACGGCAGATTCGGGAAATGGCTGCTGAGGCCCTTCGTACGACGGATCATACTGATGTGATGGAGTATCCAACTTCGCAATGGCGAAATGTGGTCATGCCGCCACGCCCTCCAACTTCTCTTCGTCATGGACTGCCGGGTGTCCGGACAGGTGGACACGAGATTACACGACAGCATAGGTTgtcgcagcagcagcagccgcaaCCTGAGTATCCGGTACCATAG
- the LOC121781102 gene encoding receptor kinase-like protein Xa21, which yields MATPFIPTPFLILFILLTTIPSSHSNNHTDLEALLAFKKSIHDDPLHALSSWNETTHFCRWNGVSCSKTHPSRVVSLSLQSQALVGSLSPHIGNLSFLRTINLQNNTLSGPIPQEIGRLRRLGKIEFSNNSFGGGIPTNLSQCKNLYYLNLIDNELTGGIVPEIASLVNLQALGLAKNMLSGTIPPFIGNFTDLIQLSLRSCGLVGEIPQSLVQLRRLRLINVGENDLTGSIPLGLYNLSSVEIFGFNFNRLHGNIPVNIGSTLPKLRQLYLNSNNFSGALPASLSNSSLIERIAVANNSFTGNMIDLTRFSALQILLAQFNHFNGDVRNILSSLTNCTNLQTLTLGNNHFTGSLPDSIGNLSNHLSFLSLHTNQLSGSIPSSIGNLVGLTSLGAFSNNLRGPIPSSIGKLHKLQEIYFAENRLTNEIPFSLGNLTLLNNLYLEKNNLSGSIPHSLGNCTNLLALELSENNLSGSIPSEIIKLSSISVELGLSDNVLTGTIPSEVGALRNLGYMDLSHNRLSGTIPPSLESCVTLSMLYLDGNSLQGEIPDSLYALRGLEYLDISQNNLSGMIPRFLVQLRLLYLNLSFNELQGEVPTLGVFQNESAISLEGNQGLCGGIASLNLPSCPSSPKSNKKSFGKILIPTIVGAICLALAVCLCVIIIYKRRAHLIVGTPTFQGPDFLRLSYADLLSATEGFSETNLLGIGRFGSVYKGTINGDDEQQTDLAVKVLDLRVRGACKSLASECNALRGIRHRNLLKIVSVCDSTDFQGNDFKALVYELVSNGSLENWLHSEGEGRRNLSAIQRLNIAIDIASAVEYLHCGTNSIVIHGDLKPSNILLDQDMVAKVGDFGLAKIVSSISQSLPSTEGSSSSAIKGTIGYIAPEYGMSLVASMQGDVYSYGVLVLEMFTNRRPTSDAFEGCLDLQDFVSTALTDHVMEVVDPFLHQELNVDEKYWECIVSILRIGVRCSKQLPRDRMSMTEVVNDLKKIKKVFPVCKNGRNVASLQH from the exons ATGGCAACACCTTTCATCCCAACTCCCTTTCTTATTCTCTTCATCCTACTCACCACCATTCCCTCTTCACATTCCAACAACCATACAGATCTTGAAGCTCTTCTAGCATTCAAGAAATCCATACATGACGATCCGTTGCATGCTTTGAGTTCATGGAACGAAACAACGCATTTCTGCAGATGGAATGGTGTCTCCTGCAGCAAAACTCACCCAAGTAGAGTCGTCTCTCTTTCTCTGCAATCTCAAGCCCTTGTTGGATCGCTCTCGCCTCACATAGGTAACCTCTCTTTTCTCCGAACTATCAACCTGCAAAACAACACCCTCAGCGGCCCAATCCCTCAGGAGATTGGCCGCCTCAGAAGGCTTGGCAAGATCGAGTTTAGCAACAATTCTTTTGGAGGTGGGATTCCAACAAACCTATCACAATGCAAAAATCTATATTACCTGAATTTGATTGACAATGAGCTCACCGGAGGCATAGTCCCCGAGATAGCTTCTCTTGTCAACCTCCAAGCTTTAGGCTTGGCAAAAAACATGCTTTCAGGGACTATCCCGCCATTCATAGGAAACTTCACAGATCTAATCCAACTTTCGTTACGATCCTGTGGCTTAGTAGGAGAGATTCCCCAGTCGCTCGTTCAGCTTAGAAGATTGCGGCTGATAAATGTGGGTGAGAATGATCTAACTGGTTCTATTCCATTAGGCCTCTACAATCTTTCAAGTGTTGAGATTTTTGGTTTTAATTTCAATCGACTCCATGGAAACATACCTGTCAACATAGGCTCTACACTTCCCAAGTTGAGGCAACTTTATTTGAATTCAAATAATTTCAGCGGAGCGCTCCCTGCTTCACTATCTAACTCTTCCCTAATTGAACGCATAGCAGTAGCTAATAACAGTTTCACCGGAAATATGATAGATTTAACTAGGTTTTCAGCTCTTCaaattcttttggctcaatttaACCATTTCAATGGAGATGTACGTAATATTTTATCATCGCTGACAAATTGCACCAACCTTCAAACTTTGACGTTGGGTAATAACCATTTCACTGGTTCGTTGCCAGATTCCATTGGCAATCTTTCTAATCACTTGTCGTTCTTATCCCTTCATACAAATCAGTTGAGTGGAAGCATTCCATCTAGTATAGGAAACCTTGTTGGTCTCACTAGTTTGGGAGCTTTTAGCAATAATCTACGAGGTCCAATTCCTTCATCCATTGGAAAACTTCATAAGTTGCAAGAAATATATTTCGCTGAAAATAGACTGACAAATGAGATACCATTTTCATTAGGCAACTTGACTTTGTTGAACAATCTCTACTTGGAAAAAAACAATCTTTCTGGGAGTATACCTCATAGTCTTGGCAACTGTACCAACTTGTTAGCGTTAGAACTTTCAGAAAACAATCTCAGTGGCTCAATACCTTCCGAAATCATTAAACTTTCCTCCATCTCTGTTGAACTTGGCCTATCTGACAACGTTTTGACTGGTACTATTCCATCAGAAGTCGGGGCTTTGAGAAATCTTGGGTACATGGACTTGTCCCACAATAGATTATCCGGAACCATACCGCCTTCTTTGGAGAGTTGTGTGACGCTCAGTATGCTTTACCTAGATGGAAATTCTCTTCAGGGTGAGATACCTGACAGTCTCTATGCTCTGAGAGGTTTAGAATATTTGGATATTTCGCAGAATAATCTCTCAGGGATGATTCCAAGATTTCTTGTCCAGCTTCGGCTGCTGTATCTCAACCTTTCTTTCAATGAGTTGCAAGGTGAAGTCCCAACTCTCGGAGTTTTCCAAAATGAGAGTGCAATCTCACTTGAAGGAAACCAAGGCTTGTGTGGTGGAATTGCAAGCCTAAACCTACCTTCTTGTCCATCATCACCAAAATCCAACAAGAAAAGTTTTGGGAAAATCTTGATCCCAACTATTGTCGGAGCCATATGCCTAGCGCTTGCAGTGTGCTTATGTGTGATCATTATCTACAAGAGACGCGCACATCTAATTGTTGGAACCCCGACATTCCAAGGGCCAGACTTTTTGAGGCTATCTTATGCTGATCTCTTGAGTGCCACAGAAGGATTCTCAGAGACAAACCTACTTGGTATAGGGAGATTTGGATCCGTATACAAAGGAACTATCAATGGTGATGATGAGCAGCAGACAGATTTAGCAGTGAAGGTGCTAGATCTTAGAGTAAGAGGAGCTTGTAAGAGTTTGGCATCAGAATGCAATGCATTGAGAGGCATACGACACAGAAACTTGCTCAAGATTGTGAGTGTATGTGACAGCACTGATTTTCAAGGGAATGATTTCAAGGCATTGGTGTACGAATTAGTTTCCAACGGAAGCCTCGAGAACTGGCTACATTCTGAGGGTGAAGGCAGGAGAAATCTTAGTGCTATTCAGAGACTCAATATTGCAATTGATATTGCATCTGCAGTCGAGTACTTGCATTGTGGTACTAACTCCATAGTTATTCATGGAGATTTAAAGCCGAGTAACATTCTCTTGGATCAAGACATGGTCGCCAAAGTTGGTGATTTTGGTTTAGCCAAAATTGTTTCAAGCATTTCACAGAGCTTGCCATCTACAGAAGGAAGCAGTTCATCAGCAATAAAGGGTACAATAGGCTACATTGCTCCAG AGTATGGCATGAGCCTCGTTGCATCAATGCAAGGGGATGTATACAGTTACGGAGTTCTAGTGCTAGAGATGTTCACAAACAGAAGACCAACAAGTGATGCATTTGAAGGGTGCCTAGATCTCCAAGACTTCGTTAGCACGGCTTTAACGGACCATGTAATGGAAGTAGTGGATCCATTTCTTCATCAAGAACTTAATGTAGATGAAAAGTATTGGGAGTGCATTGTTTCAATTTTGAGGATTGGAGTGAGATGCTCCAAGCAACTTCCAAGAGATCGCATGTCGATGACAGAGGTTGTTAATGActtgaaaaagataaaaaaagtgTTTCCAGTTTGTAAAAATGGAAGAAATGTTGCTTCGTTACAACATTGA
- the LOC121781390 gene encoding fibrous sheath CABYR-binding protein-like produces the protein MGEMKGNSGKLLSTVYVPEKTNVSKVTLRSGTTYEGPQPKKSSGEPSGATLLGDVVSEEELRRPLPQMQDPFFLGETPCGKGEPENVLVRKEPHQEVESRTKGTQTQNLPKEGPKKKSEFIGAAGAQLPASTEEFSDGELEKEGDAAKNLLPADTLPQQVDLKKTANKQASVRPFSNLRERIPEIQPPTEERPPNPQPQPQEPIPQAPAMIPLNELVEFLRQQDPNKDWAAVLAGFNQIGGGSSMTGGTPIVPTPETNVQPTVHPPTPIPTSSTIPPEKKSPLATAPSESSKPSPTRQQIEPMDVDRLSAYCDSDLGEGEWKAREEQKSREEEDESERTLVAELVPQEMEREGIDLNETARKKVLMTDEEFEELLNEAVGESEEAGTRNDPEGLAHQPVDKVEEKQTEEVEPKSVTPQPEAGGSDTQIEEKNTEVQPAEPEQVVPPVLKPKAVKRKLVFKGDPKAERLKPKRVSQRCFGKWTSNKARANTAASALEISSEEHRATPTKPGEESLSATNLKDASTATEVVSPTPSDQREETDTMAEGLDLASESVGHLEPGDDSTHIRLETRSTAQKEPSTPTEERPEENEDGDEDRYRKERKRKGKAPVKKKPSSKKQRTVNTGIAITESDQRAPPRRKELSDSEYTASEESGSENDVSLEDEEYGEKQLPHNHRELMHHPVERLKYQRRKVELTDELIEDMKHFSTKKLQDAFDDKDDNKQIKSGKVLFFPALDELNSRETLLLHLRALGFDWLLENGDPSIPIRLANEFFTTFRFKVTTDLVEESITFRVFGREVNMSLIEWTGIPRFYAMGKGAIPAGRATAAQGTPAQEQRHERLEKAVAELADENRKARAELNRLATVMGGILRELAAEKF, from the exons atgggtgaaatgaaaGGAAACTCAGGGAAACTCCTGTCCACAGTCTATGTGCCTGAAAAGACGAATGTGAGCAAAGTCACACTACGATCCGGTACTACCTATGAAGGACCCCAGCCAAAGAAGTCTAGTGGAGAACCAAGTGGAGCAACATTATTGGGGGACGTTGTCTCGGAAGAAGAGCTACGCAGACCTCTACCCCAGATgcaggacccatttttcttgggaGAAACACCATGTGGAAAAGGCGAGCCCGAgaacgtactggtcaggaaggaaccccatcaagaggtagaatccagaacgaAGGGAACTCAGACCCAGAATCTGCCCAAGGAAGGTCCCAAGAAG aaatcagaatttattggagccgcaggggctcaacTACCAGCCAGTACAGAGGAATTCTCAGATGGTGAATTAGAAAAAGAGGGGGATGCTGCAAAAAACCTTCTACCCGCAGACACACTTCCCCAACAAGTAGATTTAAAGAAAACTGCCAACAAACAAGCCTCGGTGAGACCCTTTTCAAACCTCCGAGAGAGAATTCCAGAAATACAACCGCCGACTGAAGAGCGGCCGCCAAACCCACAACCGCAACCACAAGAGCCGATTCCTCAGGCTCCGGCGATGATTCCCTTGAACGAACTGGTGGAGTTCCTCAGGCAGCAGGACCCAAATAAAGATTGGGCGGCTGTGTTGGCGGGTTTTAACCAAATCGGAGGCGGATCAAGCATGACCGGAGGAACCCCGATAGTACCTACCCCAGAAACAAATGTTCAGCCCACAGTGCACCCACCGACTCCCATTCCAACTTCCTCAACAATCCCACCAGAAAAGAAATCTCCCTTGGCGACCGCACCATCAGAATCCTCAAAACCCTCCCCGACTCGCCAACAAATCGAACCAATGGATGTTGACCGTCTTTCTGCCTATTGTGACTCCGACCTAGGGGAAGGTGAATGGAAGGCAAGGGAGGAGCAGAAGAGCcgggaggaagaagatgaatcgGAGAGAACACTGGTAGCGGAACTCGTTCCCCAAGAAATGGAAAGGGAGgggatagatctgaacgaaacgGCCCGAAAAAAAGTCCTTATGactgatgaggagtttgaggagctTTTGAACGAG gcagtaggagagagtgaagaagctGGTACAAGGAACGACCCAGAAGGCCTAGCCCACCAGCCAGTAGACAAGGTGGAAGAGAAACAGACTGAAGAGGTAGAGCCGAAGTCGGTGActccccagccagaagcagGGGGGAGTGATACACAAATCGAGGAGAAGAATACCGAGGTACAACCAGCGGAACCAGAGCAGGTGGTACCACCAGTATTGAAACCGAAAGCAGTTAAAAGAAAATTAGTGTTTAAAGGTGATCCAAAGGCAGAACGGCTGAAGCCAAAGAGAGTATCGCAAAGATGCTTCGGGAAATGGACATCCAACAAGGCAAGAGCAAACACGGCAGCAAGTGCGTTGGAAATCTCTAGTGAAGAACACAGGgctactcctacaaaacctggggaggaatcCTTGTCGGCTACCAACTTGAAAGATGCCTCGACAGCAACCGAAGTGGTCTCACCCACGCCTAGTGATCAGAGGGAAGAAACTGAcacgatggctgagggtctggacctcgcatcggaGTCAGTAGGGCACCTAGAGCCAGGAGATGACAGTACCCATATCCGCTTGGAGACCCGGTCTACTGCCCAGAAGGAGCCTTCAACACCAACAGAGGAGAGACCGGAGGAAAATGAAGACGGAGATGAGGACAGATACCGCAAggagaggaaaaggaaggggaaagcccctgttAAGAAGAAACCAAGCAGTAAGAAGCAACGCACGGTCAACACCGGCATCGCCATCACAGAGTCAGATCAGAGAGCCCCACCGCGCCGAAAGGAGCTGAGTGACAGTGAGTATACCGCAAGTGAAGAATCGGGGTCAGAAAACGACGTCTCCCTAGAGGACGAGGAGTATGGGGAAAAGCAGCTCCCACACAACCATCGAGAGTTGATGCATCATCCCGTGGAAAGATTGAAGTACCAGCGTCGGAAGGTGGAGCTCACTGACGAGCTAATAGAAGACATGAAGCACTTCAGCACTaaaaagcttcaggatgcgtTTGATGACAAGGACGACAACAAGCAGATTAAGAGTGGGAAGGTACTCTTTTTCCCAGCACTTGATGAATTGAATTCCCGTGAGACTCTCTTGTTGCATTTGCGTGCGTTGGGATTTgattggttgttggagaatggggatccgaGTATACCTATAAGGCTGGCAAATGAGTTTTTCACTACCTTTAGATTCAAGGTCACTACGGATCTGGTTGAAGAGTCCATAACCTTTAGGGTATTCGGAAGAGAGGTGAacatgagcttgattgagtggacg ggcatACCACGTTTCTACGCGATGGGAAAAGGAGCTATACCAGCCGGGAGAGCGACGGCAGCCCAAGGAACACCAGCGCAGGAGCAGAGGCATGAGAGATTGGAAAAAGCAGTGGCGGAGTTAGCCGATGAAAATAGGAAAGCAAGGGCGGAGTTGAACCGTTTGGCAACGGTGATGGGAGGAATCTTGAGGGAGTTAGCTGCTGAAAA gttttaa